The following are from one region of the Actinomyces sp. oral taxon 897 genome:
- a CDS encoding phosphoenolpyruvate carboxykinase (GTP), whose product MTGAVTMDAPTALAQAGLRNPYVREFVTEWARILTPQDVEVVNADADERLLAQALAAGELIEAGHGRYLAHSHPKDTARSEERTVVATHDPADRGVYNNWRDATKVRTQQVERMSGAMAGKTMYVVPYLMAPPGSPLSRWAVGVEITDNRIVVLQMLRMARVGVDYLNDLDDPGFFVRAVHATGDLDALGQGTKEDRRLFATIADERTILHFGSAYGGNALLGKIAHGLRQGSYDGWASGRFMGEQFMLIGIRDKVTGRTYHVCGGMPSASGKTNLAMMLPPAALGERYEVDFYGDDIVWLRVGEDGRVYGMNPEYGTFGVAKDTNWESNPNAMRAVAEGTGTLFVNVAYHEGTKDLWWEGKTPDYPLDVTGWRDWKNELVSERPVAHQRSGADEDLWSQKNSRFTARLSVVPNIAEDYERSEGVPIDAIIFGGRCRDREPLIRAITDLAEGVYDGLTLGAEATFAAEGTEGRLRYDPMSMRPFMSFPEGAYARHWLDVLGAAEHKPIFAHVNWFQRDPDDGRFLWPGYGENLRALLWLMDLKEGRVTGRRTPVGVVPRVEELNLEGFEGSHEDLDRLLTIDVPRWRQEMGLRQEHLSQFKGLPGEIWEAHRRVAAALDAQEAQNAQDARGA is encoded by the coding sequence ATGACAGGCGCCGTGACCATGGACGCCCCGACAGCCCTGGCCCAGGCCGGGCTGCGCAACCCCTACGTCCGCGAGTTCGTCACCGAGTGGGCCCGGATCCTCACCCCCCAGGACGTCGAGGTCGTTAACGCCGACGCCGACGAGCGTCTTCTCGCCCAGGCCCTGGCAGCCGGGGAGCTCATTGAGGCGGGCCACGGCCGCTACCTGGCCCACAGCCACCCCAAGGACACCGCCCGCTCCGAGGAGCGCACGGTCGTGGCCACCCACGACCCCGCCGATAGGGGCGTCTACAACAACTGGCGCGACGCCACCAAGGTACGTACCCAGCAGGTCGAGCGCATGAGCGGCGCCATGGCCGGCAAGACCATGTACGTCGTCCCCTACCTCATGGCCCCTCCCGGCTCCCCCCTCTCTCGGTGGGCCGTCGGCGTCGAGATCACCGACAACCGCATCGTGGTCCTCCAGATGCTGCGCATGGCGCGCGTGGGCGTGGACTACCTCAATGACCTGGACGACCCCGGCTTCTTCGTGCGCGCTGTCCACGCCACCGGTGACCTGGACGCCCTGGGCCAGGGCACTAAGGAGGACCGCCGGCTGTTCGCCACCATCGCCGACGAGCGCACCATCCTGCACTTCGGCTCCGCCTACGGCGGCAACGCCCTGCTGGGCAAGATCGCCCACGGCCTGCGCCAGGGCTCCTACGACGGCTGGGCCTCGGGACGCTTTATGGGTGAGCAGTTCATGCTCATCGGCATCCGGGACAAGGTCACCGGCCGCACCTACCACGTCTGCGGGGGCATGCCCTCGGCCTCGGGCAAGACGAACCTGGCCATGATGCTGCCCCCGGCCGCCCTGGGCGAGCGCTACGAGGTCGACTTCTACGGCGACGACATCGTCTGGCTGCGCGTGGGCGAGGACGGGCGCGTCTACGGCATGAACCCCGAGTACGGCACCTTCGGCGTGGCCAAGGACACCAACTGGGAGTCCAACCCCAACGCCATGAGGGCGGTTGCCGAGGGCACCGGCACCCTGTTCGTCAACGTCGCCTACCACGAGGGCACCAAGGACCTGTGGTGGGAGGGCAAGACCCCCGACTACCCGCTCGACGTCACCGGCTGGCGCGACTGGAAGAACGAGCTCGTCTCCGAGCGCCCCGTCGCCCACCAGCGCTCGGGGGCCGACGAGGACCTGTGGTCGCAGAAGAACTCGCGCTTTACCGCCCGCCTGTCCGTGGTGCCCAATATCGCCGAGGACTACGAGCGCAGCGAGGGTGTGCCGATCGACGCCATTATCTTCGGCGGGCGCTGCCGGGACCGTGAGCCGCTCATCCGCGCCATTACGGACCTGGCCGAGGGTGTCTACGACGGCCTGACGCTGGGTGCCGAAGCGACCTTCGCCGCGGAGGGCACCGAGGGGCGCCTGCGCTACGACCCCATGTCCATGCGCCCCTTTATGTCCTTCCCCGAGGGCGCCTACGCCCGCCACTGGCTGGACGTGCTGGGTGCCGCCGAGCACAAGCCGATCTTCGCCCACGTCAACTGGTTCCAGCGTGACCCCGACGATGGCCGCTTCCTGTGGCCCGGGTACGGGGAGAACCTGCGCGCCCTGCTGTGGCTCATGGACCTCAAGGAGGGCCGGGTCACGGGACGCCGGACCCCGGTGGGCGTCGTCCCGCGCGTCGAGGAGCTCAACCTGGAGGGCTTCGAGGGCAGCCACGAGGACCTCGACCGCCTCCTGACCATTGACGTGCCCCGCTGGCGCCAGGAGATGGGCCTGCGTCAGGAGCACCTGTCCCAGTTCAAGGGCCTGCCCGGGGAGATCTGGGAGGCGCACCGACGGGTGGCCGCCGCGCTGGACGCCCAGGAGGCCCAGAATGCCCAGGACGCCCGAGGAGCGTAG
- a CDS encoding chloride channel protein: MPARCLAAVLLCALAAGLIGLAMARFLEGVELVFYGVDAPSLPDRVAQAGWRSALAPAAGGLGAGLFWWWERATGGVVTVRAALADPSGGVARRMGLVRPCLDGVVQVLTVGAGNSVGREGAPRLMAGAVAARVSSWLGLGSGEAQLLVAASAGAGLTAMYNAPLGGAVYALEVVLALRLLPRRHAQPRGTDRPHETDTRSQGTDAQPRGTDRPRGAASAPAGPEHPAAPGTPGPDAPGAGRSSSAGTGPGAGTAPGGAVSPTTWPRLRATALCLVVSLLAAATTWVVDGNRAALALPVLTATAPTFLALPVLLALTLPLGVGARALWARFAAHHPAHLWGLPLGIGGAGLLTGVASLALPLLPGNGRDALGAALVAPVTASAVLVMLGVVVLKPLLTGLTLGAGATGGLLAPSFALGGCAGAVVGIASRLVGWDVDVAALALAGGAVVLSVTQRAPLFGAVFVWEIVRGPVWYLPVMVAVTVLATTASEQVTSGIFRKRFP; encoded by the coding sequence ATGCCCGCCCGCTGTCTTGCCGCTGTCCTGCTGTGTGCTCTGGCCGCCGGGCTCATCGGCCTGGCCATGGCGCGCTTCCTGGAGGGCGTCGAGCTGGTCTTCTACGGGGTGGACGCCCCCAGCCTGCCTGACCGCGTGGCACAGGCGGGCTGGCGCTCCGCCCTCGCCCCGGCGGCTGGTGGCCTGGGTGCAGGCCTGTTCTGGTGGTGGGAGCGTGCCACGGGTGGCGTGGTCACCGTCCGGGCCGCACTCGCCGACCCCAGCGGGGGTGTGGCCCGACGCATGGGCCTGGTCCGCCCCTGTCTCGACGGCGTCGTCCAGGTCCTCACGGTGGGTGCCGGCAACTCGGTGGGCCGGGAGGGGGCGCCACGCCTCATGGCGGGGGCCGTGGCAGCCCGGGTCTCGTCCTGGCTGGGCCTGGGGTCCGGTGAGGCCCAGCTCCTGGTCGCCGCCAGCGCCGGTGCGGGGCTGACGGCCATGTACAACGCGCCACTGGGCGGGGCCGTCTACGCCCTGGAGGTGGTCCTGGCGCTGCGTCTCCTACCGCGCCGACACGCCCAGCCCCGGGGGACTGACCGGCCCCATGAGACCGACACCCGGTCCCAGGGGACCGACGCCCAGCCTCGGGGGACCGACCGGCCCCGGGGGGCCGCGAGCGCTCCCGCTGGCCCCGAGCACCCTGCCGCTCCGGGTACGCCGGGGCCCGACGCACCCGGAGCCGGCCGCAGCTCGTCGGCTGGCACGGGCCCGGGCGCAGGTACCGCACCCGGTGGCGCCGTCAGCCCCACTACCTGGCCGCGGCTGCGTGCCACGGCGCTCTGCCTGGTGGTGAGCCTGCTCGCCGCGGCGACCACCTGGGTGGTGGACGGCAACCGGGCGGCCCTGGCCCTGCCCGTCCTGACCGCTACCGCGCCCACGTTCCTGGCCCTGCCCGTCCTCCTGGCCCTCACCCTCCCCCTGGGAGTCGGGGCGCGCGCCCTGTGGGCCCGGTTCGCGGCCCACCACCCGGCACACCTGTGGGGGCTGCCGCTGGGTATCGGCGGCGCGGGCCTGCTCACGGGGGTGGCCAGCCTGGCTCTGCCCCTGCTGCCGGGCAACGGCCGTGACGCCCTGGGCGCGGCCCTGGTGGCCCCGGTCACCGCCTCCGCGGTCCTGGTCATGCTGGGGGTGGTGGTCCTCAAGCCTCTGCTGACCGGTCTGACCCTGGGGGCGGGTGCCACCGGCGGCCTGCTGGCACCGTCCTTCGCCCTGGGGGGCTGCGCGGGGGCGGTAGTGGGGATCGCCTCACGCCTGGTGGGGTGGGACGTGGACGTGGCGGCGCTGGCGCTGGCCGGGGGCGCCGTCGTGCTGTCCGTGACCCAGCGGGCGCCGTTGTTCGGGGCGGTCTTCGTGTGGGAGATTGTCCGGGGCCCGGTCTGGTACCTGCCTGTCATGGTGGCCGTGACCGTCCTGGCCACCACGGCGTCCGAGCAGGTTACTTCCGGTATCTTCCGTAAAAGGTTCCCCTAA
- a CDS encoding 6-phosphofructokinase yields MAQPTTPPTTSTTAEPLRIGILTSGGDAQGMNAAVRAVVRTTLRLGAQPYAVMEGWAGAVKGGDGIRPLAWDSVSSVLHRGGTIIGTARSAEFRTREGQLAAARNLLEHGIDHLVVIGGDGSLTGTNVFRENWPSLVAELAEKGEISAQTAAEHPALIVTGLVGSIDNDLVGADMTIGTDSALHRILEAIDDISSTAASHQRTFVVEVMGRHCGYLALMTAVAGGCDYVLVPELPPAEGWEDDMCTKLRQGREAGRRESMVIVAEGATDRSGNRITADDVKQVLSERLGEDARVTILGHVQRGGKPSAYDRWMSTLLGVAAAREVVTATADSEPVIFAERHNRIRALPMMEQVNATRAVKDLVASGDYQGAVAARGASFGQMLQLFETMSTPPALDPAVHTQDEPDQAATAPPLPAPFRRGPSIDTTSRADRPRRVAVVHAGGLAPGMNTAARAAVRLGLDHDFTMLGVHGGFPGLLDGDVHALSWDDVEGWVGDGGAELGTRREVPTVEQLYALGRSIERHEIDALLVIGGFNAYLAAHQLVTERDRYPAFKIPIVCVPASIDNNLPGSELSIGADTALNNAVRALDSIKQSAAASHRCFVAEIMGRRCGYLSLMSGIATGAERVYLNEDGITLAGLARDTAGMVEAFRSGRELYLIVRNERASVNYTTDVLAHIFAEEGHGLYDVRQAIIGHLQQGGDPTPFDRLMATKLVAHALRLLADQLDAGTAHSSYVGLTGGRITHHRLEHMNEELDRANRRPLNQWWMGLRGAIALVSQNAGILPLEEVPDFGASVDEAAAS; encoded by the coding sequence ATGGCTCAGCCGACGACGCCGCCCACCACCTCCACCACCGCCGAGCCCCTGCGGATCGGGATCCTGACCTCCGGCGGCGACGCACAGGGCATGAACGCCGCCGTGCGCGCCGTCGTACGCACCACCCTGCGCCTGGGAGCCCAGCCCTACGCCGTCATGGAGGGCTGGGCCGGGGCCGTCAAGGGCGGGGACGGGATCCGCCCCCTGGCCTGGGACTCGGTCTCCTCGGTCCTCCACCGCGGAGGGACTATTATCGGCACCGCCCGCTCCGCGGAGTTCCGCACGCGCGAGGGCCAGCTCGCCGCCGCACGCAACCTGCTGGAGCACGGCATCGACCACCTGGTGGTCATCGGCGGCGACGGCTCCCTGACCGGCACCAACGTGTTCCGGGAGAACTGGCCCTCCCTGGTGGCCGAGCTGGCCGAGAAGGGGGAGATCAGCGCCCAGACGGCCGCCGAGCACCCCGCCCTCATCGTCACCGGCCTGGTCGGCTCCATCGACAACGACCTGGTGGGCGCCGACATGACCATCGGCACCGACTCCGCCCTCCACCGCATCCTGGAGGCCATTGACGACATCTCCTCCACCGCGGCCTCCCACCAGCGCACCTTCGTGGTGGAGGTCATGGGACGCCACTGCGGGTACCTGGCGCTCATGACGGCCGTAGCCGGGGGATGCGACTACGTGCTGGTCCCCGAGCTCCCCCCGGCCGAGGGCTGGGAGGACGACATGTGCACCAAGCTCCGCCAGGGCCGCGAGGCCGGACGGCGCGAGTCCATGGTCATTGTGGCCGAGGGGGCCACGGACCGCTCCGGCAACCGCATCACCGCCGACGACGTCAAGCAGGTCCTCTCCGAGCGCCTGGGTGAGGACGCCCGGGTGACGATCCTGGGCCACGTCCAGCGCGGTGGCAAGCCCAGCGCCTACGACCGCTGGATGTCCACCCTTCTGGGGGTGGCGGCCGCCCGGGAGGTGGTCACCGCCACCGCCGACTCCGAGCCGGTCATCTTCGCCGAGCGCCACAACCGCATCCGTGCCCTGCCCATGATGGAGCAGGTCAATGCCACCCGCGCCGTCAAGGACCTGGTGGCCAGCGGGGACTACCAGGGGGCCGTGGCCGCCCGTGGAGCCAGCTTCGGCCAGATGCTGCAGCTCTTCGAGACCATGTCCACGCCCCCGGCCCTGGACCCGGCGGTCCACACCCAGGACGAGCCAGACCAGGCCGCTACCGCCCCACCGCTGCCCGCCCCCTTCCGGCGCGGCCCGAGCATCGACACCACGTCAAGGGCCGACCGCCCGCGCCGGGTGGCGGTCGTCCACGCCGGGGGCCTGGCCCCGGGCATGAACACCGCCGCGCGCGCCGCCGTCCGCCTGGGTCTGGACCACGACTTCACCATGCTGGGCGTCCACGGCGGCTTCCCCGGGCTCCTGGACGGCGACGTCCACGCCCTGTCCTGGGACGACGTCGAGGGCTGGGTCGGAGACGGCGGGGCCGAGCTGGGCACCCGCCGTGAGGTCCCCACGGTGGAACAGCTCTACGCCCTGGGACGCTCCATCGAGCGCCACGAGATCGACGCCCTGCTGGTCATCGGCGGCTTCAACGCCTACCTGGCCGCCCACCAGCTGGTCACCGAGCGGGACCGCTACCCCGCCTTCAAGATCCCGATCGTGTGCGTGCCCGCCTCGATCGACAACAACCTGCCCGGCTCCGAGCTGAGTATTGGCGCGGACACGGCCCTGAACAACGCGGTGAGGGCGCTGGACTCCATCAAGCAGTCCGCCGCGGCCTCCCACCGATGCTTCGTGGCCGAGATCATGGGGCGCCGCTGCGGCTACCTCAGCCTCATGTCCGGCATCGCCACCGGTGCCGAGCGCGTCTACCTCAACGAGGACGGGATCACCCTGGCGGGGCTGGCGCGGGACACGGCCGGCATGGTGGAGGCCTTCCGCTCCGGGCGCGAGCTCTACCTCATCGTGCGCAACGAGCGCGCCAGCGTCAACTACACCACCGACGTCCTGGCGCACATCTTCGCCGAGGAGGGCCACGGCCTGTACGACGTGCGCCAGGCCATTATCGGCCACCTCCAGCAGGGCGGGGACCCCACGCCCTTCGACCGTCTCATGGCCACCAAGCTCGTGGCCCACGCCCTGCGCCTCCTGGCCGACCAGCTCGACGCAGGAACCGCCCACTCCTCCTACGTGGGCCTGACCGGTGGGCGGATCACGCACCACCGCCTGGAGCACATGAACGAGGAGCTCGACCGCGCCAACCGCCGCCCCCTCAACCAGTGGTGGATGGGCCTACGCGGGGCGATCGCCCTGGTCAGCCAGAACGCCGGGATCCTGCCCCTTGAGGAGGTGCCGGACTTCGGCGCGAGCGTGGACGAGGCCGCCGCGAGCTGA
- a CDS encoding DMT family transporter — protein sequence MTVTAVWGSTFVMIKGVVGVIPSMDFLAVRFGIAALVALAWRGRSLARCPRWVWTRGAGTGLVYFSAQVAQTVGLESADASVAGFVAGTYVVLTPVVLRVALGVRVSGRTWVAVGLATAGTAALGLKGLALGPGESLSLLAALLFAVHIVWLGRCATRANQLDLAAVQVIALGVASVLAGLPGGVTLPDDGAQWGEVLYMALAPGLLALLLQTWAQARTSPSSAAVMMATEPLFSAFFAVSLGGEQVTARLLVGGMCILGAACVAEVLPAVRQARERRLGLVA from the coding sequence ATGACGGTCACGGCCGTGTGGGGCTCCACCTTCGTCATGATCAAGGGCGTGGTCGGGGTCATCCCCTCCATGGACTTCCTGGCGGTCCGGTTCGGGATCGCGGCCCTGGTCGCTCTGGCCTGGCGCGGACGCTCCCTGGCGCGCTGCCCCCGCTGGGTGTGGACCAGGGGGGCCGGTACGGGGCTGGTCTACTTCAGCGCCCAGGTGGCGCAGACGGTGGGGCTGGAGAGTGCGGACGCCTCGGTGGCCGGCTTCGTCGCTGGCACCTACGTGGTCCTGACCCCGGTGGTGCTGCGTGTGGCTCTGGGGGTGAGGGTGTCGGGGCGTACGTGGGTGGCGGTGGGCCTGGCCACGGCGGGGACGGCGGCCCTGGGCCTTAAGGGCCTGGCCCTGGGGCCGGGGGAGTCCCTGAGCCTGCTGGCCGCCCTGCTCTTCGCGGTGCACATTGTCTGGCTGGGACGGTGCGCCACCCGCGCCAACCAGCTCGACCTGGCGGCGGTCCAGGTCATCGCCCTGGGGGTGGCCAGCGTCCTGGCGGGCCTGCCCGGGGGCGTGACCCTGCCCGACGACGGCGCCCAGTGGGGTGAGGTGCTCTACATGGCACTGGCCCCGGGCCTGCTGGCCCTCCTGCTCCAGACCTGGGCGCAGGCGCGCACCTCCCCGTCCAGCGCGGCCGTCATGATGGCCACTGAGCCGCTCTTCTCAGCCTTCTTCGCGGTGAGCCTGGGGGGTGAGCAGGTCACGGCCCGTCTCCTGGTCGGTGGGATGTGCATCCTGGGGGCGGCGTGCGTGGCCGAGGTACTGCCCGCGGTCCGGCAGGCCCGGGAACGGCGACTGGGCCTGGTGGCCTAG
- a CDS encoding DUF6571 family protein, translating to MIPADRPGRWVLVRRGTALAGCLVLSACLVLPTCRVSPRAAAAPLQDAPTTQVISGTAPAPTTGTGTTSPDTVRNPGTTSPGAATSATAAGTDPAGADAALGDAVVLAEALDEGDYTALTQVVSERVAPHADGDAYATTLVDALGARGLVRVAAHLPIGTTTWTSLLATATSSPLWDEGHREALARDLASLVTTTADQDPLTTAAAGTQAPGAGDGQVPGAGDTATPGPGGGQAAAQVLGAGDGRDLGASSGQSGTRGARDPLALDTGFLDALVRGLMAGETGATTGGLRVGWVEYARLTTTAGGGYSNFPGGAPREVRARYLLYDPLAAVLTAAARRPQTVLDVLAPPLPGAAPGPSPGEEYEFRRGRATKVDATTWEWASARTQRSGTACLEALTAAVASASTLRYQATTSQPNPYEARAAWLTEQAVVTLAGVDTTTWTPTARRTTAVILANSIGDIENTASGIDYAGSNQLFYLSLPASWSEHHNKELTALLREALRDDTALTILSKAARIFITHRLATDAFRIPPGTSTGNTPTRILNDLDENAHLYGYVYTACVTGRGVGEDGENPAAGVVLAALDRGPEPVPAPGAPWRPPATPAQATQASDRSLTREQLGNEVITRLYLKAISVLETGHLIPQDAYTLEDGRPAHDWITLGDDGMWHLDQEAALTDPAGLNSWLNDIWTEQDLSRVTTWLAEKFVVGAPETWVPVLTTDPQAPARHAALALLLTAATARLVYGYSHTYQRRAQRHWQHRRARQRRRQERRRRRAQGG from the coding sequence ATGATTCCTGCCGATCGTCCTGGCCGGTGGGTCCTGGTACGTCGGGGCACGGCCCTGGCAGGGTGCCTGGTCCTGTCGGCCTGCTTGGTCCTGCCCACCTGCCGCGTGTCCCCACGAGCAGCAGCCGCACCGCTCCAGGACGCACCCACCACCCAGGTCATTTCGGGTACGGCACCAGCCCCCACTACCGGCACGGGCACCACCAGCCCAGACACCGTCAGAAACCCGGGCACCACCAGCCCGGGCGCCGCCACCAGTGCTACTGCTGCCGGCACGGACCCTGCCGGTGCCGACGCCGCCCTCGGGGACGCCGTCGTGCTGGCCGAGGCCCTGGACGAGGGCGACTACACGGCCCTGACGCAAGTGGTCAGTGAGCGTGTGGCCCCGCACGCCGATGGGGACGCCTACGCCACCACCCTGGTTGATGCCCTGGGAGCCAGGGGCCTGGTGCGCGTGGCAGCGCACCTGCCCATTGGCACCACCACGTGGACGTCCCTGTTGGCCACGGCTACCAGCTCGCCCTTGTGGGACGAGGGGCACCGTGAGGCCCTGGCCCGGGACCTGGCGTCCCTGGTTACCACCACCGCCGACCAGGACCCTCTGACTACTGCCGCCGCTGGCACCCAGGCTCCGGGTGCTGGTGACGGCCAGGTTCCTGGTGCCGGGGACACGGCGACCCCGGGTCCTGGGGGTGGTCAGGCGGCTGCCCAGGTCCTGGGTGCTGGTGATGGTCGGGACCTGGGTGCCAGTAGCGGGCAGTCGGGTACCCGGGGTGCTCGGGATCCTCTGGCCCTGGATACCGGGTTCCTGGATGCTCTGGTTCGTGGGTTGATGGCTGGTGAGACCGGTGCGACGACTGGGGGCTTGCGGGTGGGGTGGGTGGAGTACGCGCGTCTGACCACCACGGCAGGGGGCGGGTACTCGAACTTCCCCGGGGGAGCGCCCCGGGAGGTCAGGGCCCGCTACCTCCTCTACGACCCCCTGGCCGCCGTCCTGACCGCCGCAGCCCGGCGCCCCCAGACGGTCCTGGACGTCCTGGCCCCACCTCTACCAGGAGCCGCCCCCGGCCCCTCACCTGGTGAGGAGTACGAGTTCAGGCGGGGCCGGGCCACCAAGGTGGACGCCACCACCTGGGAGTGGGCGTCCGCCCGCACCCAGAGGTCAGGGACCGCCTGCCTGGAGGCCCTGACCGCGGCCGTGGCCTCGGCCTCCACCTTGCGCTACCAGGCCACCACATCCCAACCCAACCCCTACGAGGCCCGGGCCGCCTGGCTCACCGAACAGGCAGTAGTCACCCTGGCAGGCGTGGACACCACCACCTGGACACCCACAGCCCGACGCACCACCGCCGTCATACTCGCCAACTCCATAGGCGATATTGAGAATACCGCTAGCGGTATTGACTACGCTGGGAGTAACCAGCTCTTCTACCTGTCCCTGCCCGCCAGTTGGAGCGAGCACCACAATAAAGAACTGACCGCCTTGCTGCGCGAGGCCCTCAGGGACGACACGGCCCTGACCATCCTGTCCAAGGCCGCCAGGATATTCATCACCCACCGCCTGGCCACTGACGCATTCAGGATCCCGCCAGGAACCAGTACCGGAAACACCCCTACCCGCATCCTGAACGACTTAGACGAGAATGCCCACTTGTACGGCTACGTCTACACCGCCTGTGTCACGGGCAGGGGCGTGGGTGAGGACGGGGAGAACCCCGCGGCAGGGGTGGTGCTGGCCGCCCTGGACCGGGGCCCGGAGCCCGTCCCGGCCCCGGGAGCACCCTGGCGTCCCCCGGCCACCCCCGCCCAGGCCACCCAGGCCAGCGACCGCTCCCTGACACGGGAGCAACTCGGGAACGAGGTCATTACTAGGCTGTACCTGAAGGCTATCAGCGTCCTGGAAACAGGCCACCTCATCCCCCAGGACGCCTACACCCTGGAGGACGGCCGACCAGCCCACGACTGGATCACCCTGGGAGACGACGGGATGTGGCACCTGGACCAGGAAGCAGCCCTGACAGACCCCGCCGGCCTGAACAGCTGGCTGAACGACATCTGGACGGAGCAGGACCTCTCCAGGGTCACCACCTGGCTCGCCGAAAAATTCGTCGTCGGCGCCCCCGAGACCTGGGTCCCTGTGCTCACAACCGACCCCCAGGCCCCCGCCAGGCACGCCGCCCTGGCGCTGCTGCTCACCGCCGCCACCGCCCGCCTGGTCTACGGCTACTCCCACACCTACCAGCGCCGCGCCCAACGGCACTGGCAGCACCGACGCGCAAGACAACGCAGACGCCAGGAACGACGCCGTCGCCGGGCCCAGGGCGGGTAA